One genomic region from Myxococcales bacterium encodes:
- a CDS encoding metallophosphoesterase, with protein MRLAHFSDLHILSLVGVGPRRFLNKRLSGYLNLRLKRKHVHHPSYVAAIAREVKRVAVDHVAITGDLTNLALEAEFQAVRELLERELGLAPSDVSVVPGNHDLYTRGSLRGRRFVEYLAPYVESDLPMASPLGLGVFPFVRLRGPLAIIGLSSAVPRLPFVAAGKLGASQLGALSRILAHEDVSKRTPVILLHHPVHLPRSPLKAMLEGLHDARDLAERLAGVEHGLVLHGHLHRRLRQELATTRGAMHAVGATSASLHHHDGSKMAGFNVYDFDDAGRLRGTEAHVLDDAGAFHVEKVPLGEWL; from the coding sequence GTGCGCCTTGCTCACTTTTCGGACCTCCACATTCTCTCGCTCGTTGGCGTCGGGCCTCGGCGCTTCTTGAACAAGCGCCTCTCGGGCTACCTCAACCTGCGTCTCAAGCGAAAGCACGTGCACCACCCGTCGTACGTCGCAGCCATCGCGCGCGAGGTGAAGCGCGTCGCGGTCGACCACGTCGCCATCACCGGCGATCTGACGAACCTGGCCCTCGAAGCCGAATTTCAGGCCGTTCGCGAGCTCCTCGAGCGAGAGCTCGGCCTCGCCCCCTCCGACGTCAGCGTCGTCCCCGGCAATCACGACCTCTACACGCGCGGCTCCTTGCGGGGGCGTCGCTTCGTCGAATACCTCGCGCCTTACGTCGAGAGCGACTTGCCGATGGCGTCGCCTTTGGGCCTCGGCGTCTTCCCGTTCGTCCGCTTGCGCGGGCCTCTCGCGATCATCGGCCTCTCGAGCGCCGTGCCTCGCCTCCCCTTCGTGGCCGCGGGCAAGCTCGGCGCGTCGCAGCTCGGCGCGCTGTCGCGCATCTTGGCGCATGAGGACGTCTCGAAGCGAACGCCAGTCATCTTGCTTCACCACCCGGTGCACCTGCCGCGCTCACCGCTCAAGGCCATGCTCGAAGGCCTTCACGACGCTCGCGACCTTGCCGAGAGGCTCGCCGGCGTCGAACACGGGCTGGTGCTGCACGGTCACCTTCACCGTCGCCTTCGGCAAGAGCTCGCGACGACGCGCGGCGCCATGCACGCGGTGGGCGCCACGAGCGCATCGCTCCACCATCACGACGGGTCGAAGATGGCCGGCTTCAACGTCTACGACTTCGACGACGCGGGGCGGCTTCGCGGGACGGAAGCTCACGTCTTGGACGATGCCGGAGCCTTCCACGTCGAGAAGGTCCCGCTAGGCGAGTGGCTCTAG
- a CDS encoding VWA domain-containing protein has translation MAKRGVTEERRARDLAKDGWGALMTLAMLAGCSVEPTSEDLAEHEATAAPTLAPAPAFSPTLTAPAECRGLTLRATRLALRIVVAFDRSGSMGSAGKWDAATAGLSTFLEAQQAGVSASLAFFPQAPKTCGGDFVTPAVPMTALPSSSFRAEFAKTKFLPGTPMRPALEGALQYARTVRANVGTEPARVVVALVTDGAPSTGTCANNTVDAVANVAKQAVADSGIVTFAVGMDGAQQESLDTIAAAGGSGAALMIDATHGAVQLAQAFEGIRRRFSCEVALPPPPAGGSAVRPDQVNIILDNVTLSYSADCAEPQGWRYDDPTKPTRIALCQDACGRASGSEGVEVKLGCPTVTAPR, from the coding sequence ATGGCGAAGCGTGGCGTAACCGAAGAGCGGCGTGCGAGGGACCTGGCGAAGGACGGCTGGGGCGCCCTGATGACCCTCGCGATGCTCGCCGGATGTAGCGTTGAGCCCACGTCTGAGGATCTCGCTGAACACGAAGCAACGGCAGCACCAACGCTTGCGCCTGCCCCGGCCTTCAGCCCGACGCTCACCGCGCCGGCCGAGTGTCGCGGTCTGACTCTTCGTGCCACGCGACTCGCGCTTCGCATCGTGGTGGCCTTCGATCGCTCCGGGAGTATGGGCTCGGCGGGCAAGTGGGACGCCGCCACGGCGGGTCTCTCGACGTTCCTAGAGGCGCAGCAAGCGGGCGTGAGCGCCTCGCTCGCCTTCTTCCCTCAAGCACCGAAGACGTGCGGTGGAGACTTCGTCACGCCAGCGGTGCCCATGACGGCGCTACCGAGCTCGTCGTTCCGCGCAGAGTTCGCCAAGACGAAGTTCCTCCCGGGCACGCCCATGCGACCGGCGCTGGAAGGCGCACTCCAATACGCGCGGACCGTGCGAGCCAACGTGGGCACGGAGCCGGCGCGCGTCGTGGTAGCCCTCGTCACCGATGGCGCGCCCTCTACCGGCACGTGCGCGAACAACACCGTGGACGCGGTCGCGAACGTCGCCAAGCAGGCCGTCGCCGATAGCGGCATCGTCACCTTCGCCGTAGGAATGGACGGCGCGCAGCAAGAGAGCCTCGACACCATCGCTGCGGCCGGGGGCTCGGGAGCTGCGCTCATGATCGACGCGACCCACGGGGCCGTCCAGCTCGCTCAAGCTTTCGAAGGCATCCGTCGTCGCTTCTCGTGCGAGGTGGCGCTCCCCCCCCCGCCCGCTGGCGGCAGCGCCGTCCGGCCCGACCAAGTCAACATCATCCTCGACAACGTCACCCTTTCTTACAGCGCTGACTGCGCCGAGCCCCAGGGCTGGCGCTACGACGATCCGACGAAGCCGACGCGCATTGCTCTCTGCCAGGACGCCTGCGGTCGCGCGAGCGGAAGCGAGGGCGTCGAAGTCAAGCTCGGGTGCCCCACGGTAACAGCCCCACGCTGA